The sequence AGAACAATACCAAGAACAACACAAGTATTCTACTTTTACTTCATATTTGACAACTTAAATTAGAAGTTAAGTTTGCATAACGTATACTCACATGAGGAGTGTGAATACTTATCTCCCTGTGTTACAGTGAGTTCCacagttttctcattttatgAGGAGGTTGAGTTAAAGGTTTCACCAAGAGAAAGTACATTAGAGGTGGTTCTTGTTTCTTGAAGTGAGCAGAAGAAGTCGGGGGGGGGGTGAGTGTAAAACCACATTGCTCCTCTTGACCCTTAAACAGACCTCCGTCCTTGACTGACCCTGCTTTTAAACGCCGGGAGGCAGGAACACATCCTTGAGTGCTTTCCATTCAGAATAAGAGAAGGAAACTAAGGGTGAGCTGGGaagcaatggagcaaaatggAAAAGAGCACATCTGTGTTTGTAGTTTTTGGGGAGGGTAGGCATGGGAAAAGGTGGAAAGGTACAGTACGGGAGTGTCTCGGGGGGAAGAGTTCAAATAGCGTACATCCTCGGGCCCTTTTGAATCAGAAAGTACCCACAGAGAAACTTCACGGCAGGAGCGAGGACAGCTTAAGTCATACTGATGCACGAACCGTTCATTTATTTGTCCAGCCACTGTTTAGTAATTTTATCGAACTCACAGTGCCGTCATCCTTGTAACAGACATTATTTTAACAGACATAACAGAAAGTCTTTGAGCAAGCTCGAgagctctctttttttcacaccaGTGAAAGATTCCCAGCGGTCTTAGACAGTTATGAAAATTTCCTAACCGCTTGTTCCAAATGTTAGCCTTGGGAAGGCTGGGTCGACTCCATAATTACTCCACTGATCATCATCACCTCTGTGTACTCTAAGTGCCTGGGAAAACCCTTGTGTGTGAATTTAATGCTCCACTGGCAGATAACTGCACAAAACGTATTCCTTCAAGTAAATATGGCAGAAGTTAACTTCCCGAGGCGCCCCTTACGTTTACATTCGACGTCTGCACTTTATTGGCTGTAATAATGGCGATGACACAGGAGACAAATGTatgaatatatgtgtgtatgtatgcattCGAGCCGGCCTGTGTTAGTGCGCAGTATCTGGAATGGGCTTGGTTATTTTTGGTCACCGGAGGAGAGGAGCCGTGACGGCGTGTGGTCTCAGAACAGAGGGTCCAGTCTTCTTCTTGGAATGGGGGGGAGAGTGGAGTGGAGTGGGGATGAGGAACAGTTTACTGTGGATGTCCTGTTACCCTGCAGGCAGTTTATGACTTACTGTTAAAGTGAATGTGAAAAGCAGTCGCTGTCTAATCCACCTCTAACAAACTTTCTGGTCCTAAATCTGCTGAGATTTTGTTTACTTATTGATCTGTGTGTTTCTATGTTACACCCTAAACAAGTGCTTTGCTTTTCTGTTATGCTGCAGTGTTTTACTGAAGAGCAGCTAAGATTAAAAATCATAGTCATAGAAAAATTAGAGGCAAAGATCCTGAAAGTCTGTAGACTGGTTGTTAGTAAGAGTGTTATGTAGTTGTGGGAGTAGCAGAGATTCTCTCATTTGTATAATTATGTGTTATTATAGTGATTATGTTGTGCTGCTTTGGAGTAAATGTTCTTCCTTacctttccttctttttatctTGCAGTCTAAACGAACGGGCCCATCTGCTGACAAGAGTCTTTAGGAAAACACCTTCAAGTGTAGGACGCTCAAACTCTGTGCAGCAGACTGTGTCACGTGAGTGCTCTTTCCAATAAGAGATGCTATCATGTAAACCAAGTCTTGCTTTAATGCTCCAGTCACAGTAAGGCGAACGGTGGCTGGAGGCCAAAGCTATTGCGACTGTGCGCAACTGATTTGTGATCTTGTTGACTTTTGAAATGGTTCAAAGACAAAACAACCAGCTGCTGTCTTCAAAGCAACTTCAGTGCGTCAAAATGGTGATAAAACACCAGTAAGACAGAGTCGGTCTGCTATCAGTTTACTGTTGATTGGGATCAAGGTGGCAATTATGTGCAACCTGTTTGCGATAATCCagcaattaactgtgataaagaGCAAAAATTGCAAATCTGTTGCAAATCCTTGGCAAGGAAGGCTTTGTAACGGCTTAACGATTAAGTACTCACAAGATTAAGTACCAGCAAGAACCTCATAGATATAAAGCAGAAATTCCTCCAAAAATAGTGACAGAGTTGCTGCAGGATGCCTAAGTAACATAACCCCTCAGCTACTTTTATATGCATTTATATAGGCAAATAAccagaaaacaaacagctaAGTTCCCTGTTGCAAACGAGTTGTGCTTATCAGTGCAAACAGCGATTGATTGCAACGTGTTGGCAACCTGTGTCTGTTTATTAATTAGATGGCAAATTAGATCGTGGTCAGTCTGAGTTGGTCTGCAATTGTTTGAAGACAGGTTTCCCGTACGATCACTGCAGCTCAGCAGTTAGAGCAGGTCATTCACTAATTCAAAGGTTGGATGTTTGGTCCTGTTGCTCCTGTTTGCATGCCAAAGATACTGAACCGAGTTGCTCTCTAATGTATGTGTTGGAGTTTGAATAGAAGATCACAGTGCTTGTGTAAATGGCTGAATgaatgttgtataaagcactgtGAGTGCTCcagcagagtagaaaagtgctatgtaACATACGTATTTGCACTGCAATCAAAAGTGGTAGCCCAGAGGTTGAGGGTGATGCATGCTCAGCCTCTGGGCTACCAGTTTATCACCAGCACTACTtgaggttgtttttaaatgcaaaaaaaaatcacaggaaAAAAATCTCAATTTTTCCTAGTTGCAAGGAGTTTATGTGACTGAGCCATAAGACTGATAGAAGCCAACAGTCTCACTGTGTCATCTCTGTGTTCCCAGTTTTGTTGTCACTCAGCACACAGGCTTAACAAGTAAGacttctcctcctctgtctctctgcagaTGGCTATGCCTTCTCTCAGGAGGAGCATGGTGTGGTGTCTCAATCCCAGGTAGTGCGCTCTTATGACACCACCCGCCAGCGCCCCAGCCTCTAGCCCCATCCCGGATCAAAGCTTTGGCTCACTGAAGCAAGAATTTGTCAAGGTGACAGCGGAGATAGACTTAAGTGACACCCTCACGCCGGGTGACCGACCCCTGCTGTGGCCTTACTGGACAGTGACCTGACCCCTTGCCAGGGACGGAAGTCATGGTCAGGCATGGAGGCCGTCGCTGGCGCTTGGAGGACTGACTCGGGAGAAGGGACCAGGCCGGATATATGGACTAaccattgttataactcacaaAGGCTGCACAGGCATGAGCAATCATATCCATGCACAGACGTGACAAGTCAAACTCAGAGACTGCTACTCATATCTGTATATCCCTCAGACTGAGTTTGCTTTATGCCTACGTGTGTGCGcgcaagcgtgtgtgtgtgtgcgcgtcccAGTGCGTCTCTGTCtgcctgtgcatgtgtgtctgcacgCATTGGCGCTCCCGTGTtcgtgtgcatgcgtgtgtcgATCCATGTGCGTTCGCATCCACCGTTCCCTCTCATTTCCCGTCTGTCATCACGCGCCGATGTGGAAGGGGACGTCAAAATAGTCGCACTCGCTCGCTCGCTCACACGCATACAGGCGCGAAGAATTCCTTAAAATTAGAGGGTGGGAAGCATATACCGAGGACCCGCCAGAGCCCTGCACCCCCAGCTACaggccccctctctctctctctctctcgtaaCATCTCAGCATCGAGCCTCACTGCCAAACACCATAGAGATGCCACTGAGGCAGAACGCTCACCAAACCGGACCACAACCCTGCCACAGCCCCTCCTACCCCACTGAGACCTCTTGCTTTAGCTCTCCCTTCATTCCTTCCTTATCTCTCCATCTCATAGCCGCTTTGCAGCCTCcgtgtccctctcctccttttcgcaagtttaaagaaatccattttgttttattttctgacctCTCCCGTGACTCCAGACGTCGCCCGTCTACCACCGTCAGCTGACGTGGAAGCAGCATGACTGGCATTAGCgctttctcttttatttctgtTGCATTTCCACTCTTTACTggactgtttctttctctctgtctctctctcttttttaaattaaagcaaacatcaatgtgtatttgtttctattttttttctcttttcattaaTGCCCGTTTCTTTTGTACTCATATGTGAAAACATGTCTTAGCGGGAGTATTTTACTTGAAGTTGCCCTAAAAGGCACCCAACCAGAAGGGATTTGATTGAGACGCTCGCATGGatcatgtgttgttgttttttgttttttttttctagctttGGGGTTTGTCTGAATGTAGAGTCCATTGTCTGTGAGCTCTGTGTTGAGGACACTCTGGTTCAGGAATGCAAAACTGAAAGGGGATGGGCGAGAGGGGTTGTCCTAATCATTAAATCTAATCAATCCATGGCCTGACtaaatgtctttgtgttttggcTGCGCGCTGTGTGCTCTTGCAATCAAAGCGAGGGGTTTTTGAGTCCAACTGTAGCTCCCGGGAAGCTGGAGGAGTCTTGGTTTACATTTCACACAGAGgatggaaaggaaaagaaaatatagaaaatgTCAATGCGAACATTAAAAGCTTAGCATTTTATAAATTGGCCAAATCAAACCTCTCCCACGCTCCTTCTTTAATCCCAAGGGAGTGACTGTAGACAGACCATTAGCCGATTaattcaccaccaccaccctccccAACTGGAGATCCCTTTCCCACCCACCTTCCTGGATGTGGCCCAGCCCGAAAAACTACAGCTGCTACAGTATGGAGAATCCATCGGGGTGCTGCTTTATGCTTTTCAACTCTTCCCCAGTGACTCTCCAACGGGACGATATGCTTTCCACATTACTGTAGCTGAGTTTCTGGAGGAGCTTGCCAAAACTGCACTTTCACATCATCATATTCTTAAACTGTCCATTGTTGTGGTTTATTatttctcctgtgtgtgtgcgtgtgtgtgtgtgtgtcggatGACGTCCTCTGTGGGAGGTAGACCAGTCTGTGAATGTGTTTCTAGTAGTTTAAGTGCGTGAGTGTTTTAAGGAGATTAAAACAACCCAGTCAACCagtcatatttgtttttgttaaccaGGGCTTTGTTTCCAAATGTGCGTCTGTGCTTTGAGTATCACTCACCTTCCTGGTTATTAGAAAACTCACAGCAAGcctattttcagttttaaaatatgtttattttttcagtttcatatgAAAAAGTGTCTCTCCTGCATTAAATCACTGTATTTCAGGTGGAGCAAATGCATTCGATCTAAAATAATTCCACAATTTCACACACTCTCTTACTAttattccccccccccacacgTCACATAAGTTCCCCAATGAATCTTACAGACATTGTGCTTGGAGTACAGATGAGGTGCGCAAGCAAACCAGTTTCGGTACTAAAGGACATGTCGGGCTGCACGCTCGGTGGAGCAGCACATTCCTCGACCTGCACGTTCCTCGGTTACAGTGGCACAGCTTTACACCGCTACACAGAGCGGCAGAAAATTCAGCAACTTTCGCTTATTTTTACAGATTAACAACCAAAGCGGCCACTTCCTTGCCCTTCCTAAGTGGAAAATAATGACTCAGAGCTGCCCCAGAGCTGCCCGTGCTAATGCACTGAACTGTGGTGGTgtgaagtacacacacacacctcgcgGGAGAGAAGTGAAGGGGGCAGCTGgcatttttggggggggttgcTATATAATTAACTGTAATGCTCAGAGAACTTCCTCTCACTTCTCTGTCGCACACTCACACGTCCAAGGAACATTAACGGCCTGCCTTGTGAATAGATCTAATTTTGGGGGGATTTCTGAATGTGTTTCTGGGggttttgtatttctttgtttcttttttttttgctttctgggTGGCAGGCGGGGGGGTTGGATAGTAGGGTGGAGCGTCACAGTCTGTGTCCTGTGCTCACTTCATTAGATTTTAAATGGCCTACAGGGAGATCGCGACTGCCTTTCACATCACACCACCTGCATTTCCCATTACACACAGTTACACTCACAGTTACTCACAAGGCCACCGCATCCCTCCACACTTCACACTCTCTCGGACTCGCACACGAACAGTACAAATATCTATCCACATGCTTTCTTTCCTTGTACTTTCAGCGCAAACAAAAATATACTGTATTATATAAACCACTCACAATCATTCACAAGCACAGATGTGCACATGGCATAAACACAGCATGTGGtcatatattgtttttgctTGAATGTCCATTTTTCATACAGTCCGCTGCTATAAATCATCCAGTCATCGCTCATTCCTGTACATATAAGCTTGCAAATCTTTTTCTCACATACAtccatgcaaacacaaacacatgcagccTTTACTTGATCTCCGGGCTGCAGTGAACTGTGCATTATTACTCATCAGGGCTGCACAACCCTCCGAGATGCAGTTTTGTCTTTGCATCCAGTGAGAGGATATTTATGCATCTGCCTTACGCATCGCAGGCTGAGCCTAGCTCGTTCCACCTTTCatacaaaacagacacaaaccaCACACAGTTACAGGGCAGGTCCAGCTACCAGGAACAGCTTTATGAGTCCTTCATGTGAGTCTGACTCcttgccttctttttttttttttttttttaacccccccccACTCTGGCAGTGTGCCCAAAGGTCTGTCTGCTGCAGCCCTCACAGGTTAAACTTGACAAGTTAATCTTTGAAAATAAAGTGGTAGAGTGGTCTGCTGGTTGGGCCCTCGTCACACTGTCACTGGAGGGTGTTTCTGATCACTGGTGACACTGGAGCCAGCAGTGGGAGGAGGGCAGGGTGACTGGAGGGGTCTGTAGCCCCCTTGAGTGGGGTCCAAGTAGGCTGCGGTAGAGGACATGGGGTGGGCATAGCCGATGTACTGCGGATGCAGGAACTGTCCCTGGTGAGGCATGATTTGGGTGGCCTGCTGACAGTTGAGTACAGAGAAGTTGGTGGGCATGTTGACAAAGACGCTGGCATCAGGGGGCAGGCAGCAGGAGGCCTGAGCCCGCATGACTGGAGGAGGGGCAGTGCGGGGGACAGCGGCTGGAGCGGACGAGCTGGATGAGGTGGCTGTGCTGGACTGGCGGGATGAGGAACCCCTGGAGGTGCTCGCCATCATAGGGATGGTTTCCAGGAGGCGCCCACCACCGCCGGCCCCACCTCCTGTCGTGCCTCCAGAGGACAGTTCCTGCTTGGGTCGGAGACACCGGCAGCAGCACACAGCGACCACAGAGCCCACCACGATGAAAGCCACGAACACTGAGCCCACGATGAGGAATGGCACGTAGATGGGAActacagagagaaaagaagaagagacattgccattaaactgacattaatcCAATTCgtttttatttctacagcaCCAATTtgtcactttatattgtaaggtagaccctacaataatacatacaaagaaaaacccaacaatcatatgaccccctatgagcaagcactttggcaacggtgggaaggaaaaactcccttttaacaggaagaaaactccggcagaaccaggctcagggaggggcggccatcggAGCAGATGTAAAACAGCTGTAAAACATGCGATTAGTGAAAAAAACTATTGCCTGTTAAGCTGTGCTGCCTTGCATGCTCACATGTCTTGCTTATCTGCACAGGGGCTCCTTGATGTGAGTGGTGATTGAATGAGACAGTGAAACAAAGGACTGGAGCAGAAAAATAGAAGGTACACTGGATTTGAGTCCCCAGGGAGTCCCAGAGTCTCATTAGCAGTTATTAACtttgttttgatctgttttaATCCTGCACACCCCACTGTGTCCCCGGCCTCTTCAACCCCACAGACCTGTGTGCATTTGTACTGGTGACATTCTTAAGCCTCGCTGCCAGCCAACATTTGTGACCCTTTTCTCGctctctcattttttttcctcttacccctatttttttttttttttttttactaatccTCTGAAAATAAGTTACTCAAGTTGAAGTACAGTACTTGGCATCTGCTTAAAGAAAGGTATTAAAGTGGACTGATTTAATGTAGCTGAATGGGAGGTTATTCAGCTCTTTAAATCAGAGGAATAAACCAGCTCCTTCTCACTgaccttttctttgtttctgcttAACGCAGCAAATCATACTCTCAACAACTACGTATTTGTGTAACTCTCACAGTTCCACCAATCAGACTATAAATTGCTGGGTCAAATAGGagatgtctgtgtgagcaggtAGAAGCTTTGGCACGTTATTATGCGAGAAGAACTCAGTGTCAGTCTGTAAATTTTGTGAAGTGAGCAGGAAAAGCTCCAAAAACAAGCCTAAAGCGCGATCAACAGTAGGAACAGTTTTTCCTGACTCTTCGTTTTCGGTAAAGCATTGAAGGCTGAAACAGGGCGACATTCAAGATGAGGTCACCGCCGATGAGGTGTTTCCCTCAGTCGCTCATTCCCATGCTCACTACCACAAACACCTTTCAAAGCACAATAACGACCATGTTACATTACAAGTGAttagttgtgttttattgttccCACTGGGTGTAGTTATTTTCCACTTTGAATGTGTCCGTGTATTACGAGGTGTAACTGTATgccggagagagagagaaagagagggagagaggtggCAAACTGGCTCTAGTTTCCTTTTGTCTGTGAGCTCTTTGAAATGCATCCATGggactttgattttttttttccaaaatgctCATCAAACGTGGCAAGGTATTAAAAGGATTACTGCATGGAAGCTGTTAAGAGCAGGAGATCACTCATGGGCAGAGGCAGCAAGGTCTTGGTAACAAGAGCAGAGGCAGAGGCACGCCGACATGAAACAAACCAGGACCTTGACCCATTTCCTTTCGACAAGAAGTGGTGTTAACTTAAGAGGCTTCTGCACCACACAGCTGCACACCTCACAGTAAACAGGTTGTAAAAGGAACATTTACAGTATAAGTTACAAGAGCAGAAATGTACCAGGGAGCCTCTCTGTGCCATCTTTCCTGTACTTATATGGCCTCCACCTCAACATCTCTACCTCCACTCCCTTTTTATGCAATGCTAATGAGGAGTAGTCATTTCAAGGACTTTCTCCTTGTGTTGCTTTACCCCTGACTTCACTGCTATTAGAGCTACTTTCCCAAACACTGTATGGTAAATCATTAATGGAGTGAATAAAGGTCCTAAAAAGTTAATGCACAGTAGTAAATAAGCTCTTTACTGTACACAGCAATCAAAAAATCAGCTACCATATGAGCCTCACTTTTTGTATATTTCATTATTACATCGCTGGTAATGGATCAGTTTGAATCTTGTGGTTGTTGTAGCTGCTGAAACTGAATCTGTAGAGTCAGGGAGTTTAGGCCTTTGGGTCCTATCATAGGGGTTGTTAGCCCCTGAAGGGGGTCACAAGATAAATCTGGAAGGTCAAGAGATGATTAATGGagtggaaaagaagaaacaagacTGAGAGCATGTTTCCATGCCGGTCAGTCGGTACAGAGGCACAGCTGTGCTTTGAGCATTGAGCTAAAGGCTGATTTCGTGATGCTGACATGGCCACAAGGTGATTTTTATCAGGTATAGAGTTAACTAATGTTACTTTAGCTTCTTAGAATACCAGTTAACACAAAGTGCAGCAGAGGCTGTGTGTGATTGGCTTTGCAGATATCCAAAGCAACAGATAAAGTGAAGTgcagctttaacctcctaggacatGGAGATCACATCACATTTTGTGTTGTCTTGACCAAAGTACTAAATTtcgggcctgatatccacttacgaggccattatactgccactgttcgattaaaattttaaacaaatatcctcatatgtgcaTCTCATTTttgtcagaaacaaaaatcaggtaaaaaaaaaatctggcaattctttgtttttacattcatcaggtcccaatcagcccaaatatcaaagagaaattaaaaatgcatgtcatggaagagttcgggtcttaggcggttaaataaaaaagctaAGAATTCACCAGTTACTAACTAACATTTGATAGAGGATCCACAGAGCCTCCTTACTGGTTGTAATATTTACAAGTATTTCCTGCTGAAACACTTTTAATTTTAAGCCACTTCATGTGGACACTGAGCACTAAACCCCACCTAGTACTCacataaatttgaaaaaaaaaactaactttaTTCTTTACTTCTTTCTTTTGAGGCATTTTTTTGTGCACATGGCAGTTGTCCCCCATCCTCCTATTGTTCCCTGTCATTCGTCCACACCTGTTGCTGTAGTCGAGCTGTGGCAGCCCCCTCTGCTAAGCTCTTGTTTTGGGCAGATTCTTCGTGGCTGGCTGGCTGATTGGACCCCTCCTTCAGCCTATCCCATGGGCTTTCTCCTGTTCCCAAATACCATATGTTCCTTCATGTTCAGCACATTAATAATTTCCTTTGTGTTATTCCCCCAACACTGCACTATGTGTATCTCTTTGAGATGATGAATAGGCTGCATGCAcatgaaaaatgtgtaaaatgcacAAAGTGAACTGGGCTGTGGATGAATAAAaacacttcttctttttgtaagaaaaaaaggttttcctTTAAGTAATTTTGGCTGGAGGCCTATGAATGAAATGTATATGTTGCTTCCTGTAGTGATAAGCTGTGACAGTATTAGCAAATGACAGATTGTAGCTGGAGAGGGCAGGGTATCCTCTGAGGAAACATGTATTGCACTTTTCTCTCATGTCTAGTATGTTTCTTTCGTGATATGGTGCACTTTCAAGAGACTTTACAGTAGATTAACTTATGGGAATGTAAGCAGTGATGAATGAGGGGCCAGAGGGGGAGAGGTCTGTCACCCAATCCACGGTAAAAGTTGGAAAATGTGGGTCATACTTTGCCTCTGGTTTTGGCATTGATGCCTCTTATATGTGAGCTTCTAGTTTGAAGCATGACCTGAGTGTGAGGGCCTCAAAGCCCACAGATACCACAGAGACATGGAGTGGTTAGATTACAGTAGCAGCTTGGCCAACAGAAAGAGACTCCACGAGCCTGCTGAGAGGAAATAACGCAAATtgcgtgtgttttttcttctttttaatgaacAGAGCTGTCAGCACCCTTCGTGAGCTACACTGTCCAAGATCCGGTCAAGTCCAAacttgatccccgtggggacgGCGTGATCTGAGCCCGGCCCCTCTCTTGCACTGTTAAAGAACAAACACGGCTATTTATAAAGTGCAGCAGCACGGCACAGTTTGCCATTTGTGAGGGCAGTTAACCAGTTTTTTGGAGGAGTCTGCTGTGTCCGTGCAGCTGTCGCTTGCCAGCCAGCAGATGCAGCTTTTAACAGGGAGATACTGTGAGTCTGCTGGGTTTATGAGAGGAAACCAAAGCTCCCAGCAGGTCATATTAAATGATATTTACAATATCAAATTCAAGGCATCCTGTACATAAGCAGTGGGGTGTGTATGAGGTTGGCTTATGGGATACAGTATGGTAAGATTTATATGgaatgaataaaatcaaaaaggtTTTACTGAGACTGTAAATTCTGAAGTGAACAAAGACTGCACTCTCCCCACTGAAGCAACAGGTCAGGCAGTTTTAGTGCACCGACGTTATCTCAGTGTCTCTCTCATATGAATCACACGTAATCACACGTAAGTCTACAGAACACAGGGGATTTAACTATGAAACTTCCTATACAAGAGTTTAACTTAAAGAACCCCCCCaaacatttagtttttattctgtttgcgCTTTGCTCTTCACATGTTTAAGCGCTCTTCTTTCAATACTACTCATAATATTAGCGGAATTAGTTATGGGCTTGTACCTGCACCGGAGTCCTTGTTCTCCTTGTTGTTTGTCCCGGGCTCCGGTGACTGTCGGTCGTTATCGCAGCTCCCCTGATCAAGCCGCGCATCCGTGCTGGAGCAGCAGTAGCGCAGCTCGCATTTCCCGCAGCAGATTATCGCGTCCACTCCGTCTATCTTCTCCGGGCACTGAAAGCCCTCTTTCCAGACACCCTGGGAGTCCCGCCAGCCGTGGCAAAACTCCCCGCTCGCTTTCACGTCAATAATGACCAACAGCAGAGTCACAATCGCGGTGACAGACATCGGGAAACCTCCTCCCCACATTCTCGGCCAGGTGGCCCGCGGCCGCACGCTGGCGCACTGGAAGAGACTGAGAGGCTTTTACTCCCCGCGTCTAAGCTGGTGAGGGGGGTGATACGCTGGGTCGGTCCGATGAAGGGAGCAGAGGGGATGCAATGCAGGAGCCACAAACCACTTAGAGGCTGTCATTTGTTAGAGAAATCGCGTGCGTAATTCTCCAAAAGTGACTCCGGTTATTCAGGAgatgcacaaaaaacaaatggatACTACtactaaaaaaaagtcagaaaataTATGAATTTATAAGTTTGACTGATATTCCAGTTGCAAACCCTCGGAGGTCTGGTAAATCCAGTGTAGAAAAACTAATGGATTTCCTTTGGCACTGCAGCGAGGCTGAACTCTTCAAATGACTTTCCTCGGGGATCCAGAGAAACTAACACTTGTAGCCTGATCCATGGGCGCGCAGCTGCTGTCACCCTCGAGTCCTCTCACAGCCAGCTCCGTGCGTAAAGATAACGTTTCAAACTTTTGTGGCTTGGCCTGCATTGTTGAGTGTCAGAAGTCAGTCAACCAAATCTGTGTCAGTCTTGAACTGAAGCCCACAGAATCTAACCCACCCTGTGTCAGAGTGAGAGGGGCGTGTAAAAAGTCAGATGCAAATCCACACCTCACTGTAACAACCAGAGTAGATATACAGGGAATACCAACAAACTACATACCACTGGTCAAAATGCTGCAATTTagttgatatttttaaaaaagtaaaataagaaGATATATCACCCGACCGTCTTTTCTGGCAACAGTCGTCCAGATTGGATCTTAAATTTTTAACTTGAGGTCAAAGGGATTTTTCTCAGTgaaaaaaaacctgcagtttggcttaaaatacattattcatatGTTACACCGATTTCCAGGTATACAGATAGACTATTTgaatttgttgttattattattatactatAAACTACTATTAAAATGCTACTACCTTGAAGGAAAGACACCATGTGTCCAGTTAAATATTGTTGTTGGTTTGTCGCAATTGTCAGGCTATCCTACAGCGTTAATTTTTTGAGTGAACTTACCCCACAGTGCAACCTAAACCAGTTCAGTCTGAGCCTTGTgcgatataaaaataaataaataaaccctaTCAGTTCCTCTCTGGTTAAGAGCAgatgaaacatttgacagttgGACACGTCTGCGCCAACACCAGCAGACATTTAAATAGTGACATTGCCATCTAGTGGTGATTCCAGATATTAAtgcaaagtttttattttttgtatggcGGTTATTTGGGAAAGTTAGCAACAACTAGTGAAAGTTTccataagtttttttttttttttttcctgaaggttaatttaaataacatttgaaGAGCGGGGATGTTCTCATAAGGCCGAGACAAATAGCCTTAGACAAGATTTTTCAAGAACCTCACCTTCATTCAGAAAACATCTCTaagatttttatttctatttaattttgaatcagttttttaaaattcagtttactatcattgtatttttattgcGATATGAACGTATTTATCAAAGGCAAATTTTTTGATCAGACtgacaaagaaattaaaatcacATCAATATTTTTGATTGAATTGTAACTGTTTTAAAAGTGCACGATATAATTTCACATGTATATTTTTAGcctagtttttaatttt is a genomic window of Astatotilapia calliptera chromosome 9, fAstCal1.2, whole genome shotgun sequence containing:
- the shisa2b gene encoding protein shisa-2; the encoded protein is MWGGGFPMSVTAIVTLLLVIIDVKASGEFCHGWRDSQGVWKEGFQCPEKIDGVDAIICCGKCELRYCCSSTDARLDQGSCDNDRQSPEPGTNNKENKDSGAVPIYVPFLIVGSVFVAFIVVGSVVAVCCCRCLRPKQELSSGGTTGGGAGGGGRLLETIPMMASTSRGSSSRQSSTATSSSSSAPAAVPRTAPPPVMRAQASCCLPPDASVFVNMPTNFSVLNCQQATQIMPHQGQFLHPQYIGYAHPMSSTAAYLDPTQGGYRPLQSPCPPPTAGSSVTSDQKHPPVTV